In Prosthecobacter sp. SYSU 5D2, one genomic interval encodes:
- a CDS encoding cytochrome c oxidase subunit II: MSVSDINTWIGITENASEHGGLLDHMLGFVHWFMLALFIGWSIFLIIAFTRFRQSKNPKADYHGVRGHASTHIEIGVVVVEAILLLGFAFPLWSHQADDFPTSPDTIKIRAMGEKFLWNFQYPGDDLMLSTWDMRSIAPTNVTGRDLLDPNGKDDFINPGTMKLPLGRPVIVDVASKDVIHNLAIVPMRAAQDAIPGVKAHMWFKPVKEGTWDIICGQLCGPGHAQMKANLEVVPGPEFDEWAKEQSAAAAAKSAATLNAPVAAN, translated from the coding sequence ATGAGCGTCTCTGACATCAATACCTGGATTGGCATCACCGAAAACGCCTCCGAACACGGCGGTCTCCTGGACCACATGCTCGGCTTTGTGCACTGGTTCATGCTGGCCCTCTTCATCGGCTGGTCCATTTTCCTGATCATCGCCTTCACGCGTTTCCGTCAGAGCAAGAACCCCAAAGCCGATTACCATGGCGTGCGCGGCCATGCCTCCACCCACATTGAGATCGGCGTGGTCGTCGTGGAAGCCATCCTCCTCCTCGGTTTCGCCTTCCCCCTCTGGTCCCATCAGGCCGATGACTTCCCGACCAGCCCGGACACCATCAAAATCCGCGCCATGGGCGAAAAATTCCTCTGGAACTTCCAGTATCCCGGCGACGACCTCATGCTCAGCACCTGGGACATGCGCAGCATCGCCCCCACCAACGTCACTGGTCGTGATCTGCTGGACCCGAACGGCAAGGATGACTTCATCAACCCTGGCACCATGAAGCTCCCCCTTGGTCGTCCTGTGATCGTGGACGTGGCCAGCAAGGACGTCATTCACAACCTGGCCATTGTTCCCATGCGTGCCGCTCAGGACGCTATCCCTGGCGTGAAGGCCCACATGTGGTTCAAGCCTGTCAAGGAAGGTACCTGGGACATCATCTGCGGCCAGCTCTGCGGCCCAGGCCATGCCCAGATGAAGGCCAACCTGGAAGTCGTTCCTGGCCCCGAGTTTGATGAGTGGGCAAAGGAACAATCCGCCGCCGCCGCCGCGAAATCTGCCGCCACCCTGAACGCCCCGGTCGCCGCCAATTAA
- a CDS encoding cytochrome C oxidase subunit IV family protein, with protein sequence MADSHEEIHKSIKRIKIIGLVLAFFTIVTVWLSTVELPTHSLNILVGMIVATFKAGLVALIFMHLNHEAKLIYKILAFTAAFAIALFFLFVFSASDPLVFPGFYESNQ encoded by the coding sequence ATGGCAGACAGTCACGAAGAAATTCACAAGTCAATTAAGAGGATCAAGATCATCGGCTTGGTGCTGGCCTTTTTCACGATCGTCACGGTATGGCTTTCCACGGTGGAACTGCCCACGCACAGCCTGAACATCCTGGTGGGCATGATCGTGGCCACCTTCAAGGCGGGCTTGGTGGCGCTGATCTTCATGCACTTGAATCACGAGGCCAAGCTGATTTACAAGATCCTCGCTTTCACCGCTGCATTTGCCATCGCGCTGTTCTTTCTGTTCGTATTCTCTGCCAGTGATCCGCTGGTCTTCCCCGGATTTTACGAAAGCAACCAGTAA
- a CDS encoding cytochrome c oxidase subunit 3: MDIPYTVTARPDTGLYNAKVGIWLFLASEVMLFGGLFSSYIFLRVGADYHWPVHELAVAPGFINTLVLIFSSVTVLLAWANLKLRNIAKFRAYLAITILCALAFMGIKSYEYYGKFTHYAVKLTDGTFLTGHLPQGYEITFGEATEFTLTIAGENKAIDADPEDYVLPYIQGEAPTFKLASGEELSLSDFGAFRKKTVKAAEEALEKRKQALRDQGKDREAQKMNIVADTTVKLTASQPVTFKVKPSKLLGYSASSITFADGTTATGKLLDDKMVIDVDGVDLRSVPDAENSLAWSSQYLGEGWKQEFISTRDHAKATFKKDYPNRDPLKSATHQKESFFLHIKSATPPAAHAEGEHKAEAAAGHAEDHGDHGHHPQVTLEKKDIAFFSNYTPKLNTYYAIYFTLTGLHGLHVVAGALVLTYFLLFDGKMLRNDPERLANRVEVGGLFWHFVDLVWIFLFPLLYLL; encoded by the coding sequence ATGGACATCCCCTATACCGTCACCGCCCGCCCCGATACGGGCCTCTACAATGCCAAGGTCGGCATCTGGCTCTTCCTCGCCTCCGAGGTGATGCTCTTCGGCGGCCTTTTTTCCTCCTACATCTTCCTGCGTGTGGGGGCGGACTACCACTGGCCGGTTCATGAGCTGGCTGTCGCACCGGGATTCATCAACACCCTGGTGCTCATCTTCTCCTCCGTGACGGTGCTTCTCGCGTGGGCCAACCTGAAACTGCGCAACATCGCCAAGTTCAGGGCTTATCTGGCCATTACCATCCTCTGCGCCCTGGCTTTCATGGGCATCAAGAGCTACGAGTATTACGGCAAGTTCACTCACTACGCAGTCAAGCTGACCGACGGCACCTTCCTCACCGGCCACCTTCCGCAAGGTTATGAAATCACCTTTGGCGAAGCCACTGAGTTCACCCTGACCATCGCTGGCGAAAACAAGGCGATTGATGCCGATCCTGAAGACTACGTCCTCCCTTACATCCAGGGCGAGGCCCCCACCTTCAAACTGGCCTCCGGTGAAGAGCTTTCCCTGAGCGACTTCGGTGCTTTCCGCAAAAAGACAGTGAAAGCTGCTGAAGAAGCCCTTGAGAAAAGGAAACAGGCTCTCCGCGACCAGGGCAAGGACCGGGAAGCCCAGAAGATGAACATCGTGGCTGACACTACGGTCAAGCTCACCGCCAGCCAGCCGGTCACTTTCAAGGTCAAACCATCCAAGCTTCTCGGTTACTCCGCCAGCTCCATCACCTTTGCCGATGGCACCACCGCCACGGGAAAGCTGCTGGATGACAAAATGGTCATTGATGTGGACGGAGTGGACCTCCGCTCCGTGCCCGATGCGGAAAACTCCCTCGCCTGGAGCAGCCAGTATCTGGGTGAAGGCTGGAAACAGGAATTCATCTCCACCCGCGACCACGCCAAGGCTACGTTCAAGAAGGACTATCCGAACCGTGACCCGCTGAAGAGTGCTACCCACCAGAAGGAATCCTTTTTCCTGCATATCAAATCCGCCACACCGCCAGCCGCCCACGCTGAGGGGGAACACAAAGCGGAAGCGGCTGCCGGTCACGCCGAAGATCATGGTGACCATGGCCACCATCCGCAGGTGACCCTTGAGAAAAAAGACATCGCCTTCTTCTCCAACTATACACCGAAACTGAATACCTACTACGCCATCTACTTCACCCTCACGGGTCTGCACGGCCTGCACGTGGTGGCGGGTGCCCTGGTTCTGACCTATTTCCTCCTGTTTGATGGCAAGATGCTCCGCAACGACCCTGAGCGCTTGGCCAACCGTGTCGAAGTCGGCGGCCTCTTCTGGCACTTTGTGGACTTGGTCTGGATCTTCCTGTTCCCGCTGCTTTATCTCCTCTAA
- a CDS encoding cbb3-type cytochrome c oxidase subunit I translates to MSAAATTHDHSHGADHAHDHHDEPGFLGKYIFSCDHKVIGIQYGLSGLLFLLLGFFLMLLMRWSIAFPGETVPGLLFVESLPVIGPFFHDAIGRWAPGGIVNGELYNMLGAMHGTIMVFLGIVPLGFAGFVNFVMPLQIGTIDMAFPKLNMWSFWLFFISGVMMIASFFVGTGSVQTGWTMYSPLASTTTLAVTNVWMHGHTWWLLAMVFNISASLLGSVNVITTVINLRAKGMTWMRMPFFCWAMFVTSFLLLLAFPPLEVAALLQLVDRVFGASFFLPTGLMEGGQHLDISGGGSPLLYQHLFWFLAHPEVYVLILPAFAILAEVIPANTRRPLWGYKSMVYAALTLGFLSFLVWAHHMYLTGMGTMMSTYFQITTVLISVPSVILLTGLMISLWGGSIRFTPQMLFASAFLPMFGIGGLTGLPLAFTFIDLALHDTYYVIGHFHYVVAPGTIFALFAGIYHWYPKITGRFMSDFLGKLHFWPSLLGMNLIFAPMFIQGMGGFHRRWYDGGKYFEQTSSASNWVTELTSWTFGLVGMDVPNNLLGLNVLMSVGAFILALGQVPFILNVFLSIKGGRKANSDNPWHCTTLEWATPTPPPHGNFTFEPVVVRGPYEYSVPACSQDYLPQWETEPGKAAVAAASPTPAPVAHH, encoded by the coding sequence ATGAGCGCCGCCGCCACCACCCACGATCACTCCCATGGAGCCGATCATGCGCATGATCACCACGACGAGCCGGGATTCCTCGGCAAGTATATCTTCTCCTGTGACCACAAGGTCATCGGCATCCAGTATGGCCTGAGCGGCCTGCTGTTCCTTCTGCTGGGTTTCTTCCTCATGCTCCTCATGCGCTGGAGCATCGCCTTCCCCGGCGAGACCGTGCCAGGGCTGCTGTTTGTGGAGAGCCTGCCGGTCATCGGACCTTTCTTTCATGACGCCATCGGCCGTTGGGCACCGGGCGGCATCGTGAACGGCGAGTTATACAACATGCTCGGTGCCATGCACGGTACCATCATGGTTTTCCTGGGCATTGTGCCCCTGGGTTTTGCCGGGTTTGTGAACTTCGTCATGCCGCTGCAGATCGGCACGATTGATATGGCCTTCCCGAAACTGAACATGTGGAGCTTCTGGCTCTTCTTCATCAGCGGCGTGATGATGATTGCCAGCTTCTTTGTCGGCACGGGTTCGGTGCAGACAGGCTGGACGATGTATTCCCCCCTGGCCTCCACGACGACTCTCGCAGTGACCAATGTCTGGATGCACGGCCACACCTGGTGGCTCCTGGCCATGGTGTTTAACATTTCCGCATCCCTGCTTGGTTCCGTCAACGTCATCACGACGGTGATCAACCTGCGCGCCAAAGGCATGACCTGGATGCGCATGCCGTTCTTCTGCTGGGCCATGTTCGTGACCAGCTTCCTGCTTCTTCTGGCCTTCCCTCCTCTGGAAGTCGCCGCCCTGCTTCAGCTTGTGGACCGTGTCTTCGGTGCCAGCTTCTTCCTCCCGACCGGCCTCATGGAAGGCGGCCAGCACTTGGACATCTCCGGTGGCGGCTCTCCTTTGCTTTACCAGCACCTTTTCTGGTTCCTGGCCCACCCTGAGGTGTACGTGCTTATTCTTCCGGCCTTCGCCATCCTGGCGGAAGTCATCCCGGCGAACACCCGCCGCCCTCTCTGGGGCTACAAGTCCATGGTGTATGCCGCGCTGACCCTCGGTTTCCTCAGCTTCCTGGTCTGGGCCCACCACATGTATCTGACCGGCATGGGCACGATGATGTCCACCTACTTCCAGATCACCACGGTGCTCATTTCCGTCCCTTCCGTCATCCTTCTGACCGGTCTAATGATCTCCCTTTGGGGCGGCTCCATCCGCTTCACCCCGCAGATGCTTTTCGCATCTGCTTTCCTGCCCATGTTCGGCATCGGCGGTCTGACCGGTCTGCCTCTGGCTTTCACCTTCATTGATCTGGCCCTGCACGATACGTATTACGTCATCGGTCACTTCCATTATGTGGTGGCTCCCGGCACCATCTTTGCCCTCTTTGCCGGCATTTATCACTGGTATCCAAAGATCACCGGCCGCTTCATGAGCGACTTCCTGGGCAAGCTGCACTTCTGGCCTTCCCTGCTCGGCATGAACCTCATCTTTGCCCCGATGTTCATCCAGGGCATGGGCGGCTTCCACCGCCGCTGGTATGACGGTGGCAAATACTTCGAGCAGACCAGCAGTGCCTCCAACTGGGTGACAGAACTCACTTCCTGGACCTTCGGCCTCGTTGGCATGGATGTGCCTAACAACCTCCTGGGCCTGAACGTCCTCATGTCTGTCGGCGCTTTCATCCTCGCCCTCGGCCAGGTGCCATTCATCCTGAACGTCTTCCTCAGCATCAAGGGCGGCCGTAAAGCCAACAGCGACAACCCATGGCACTGCACGACGCTGGAGTGGGCCACGCCAACACCGCCTCCGCACGGCAACTTCACCTTTGAGCCGGTCGTCGTCCGCGGTCCTTATGAATACAGCGTTCCCGCCTGCTCCCAGGACTACCTGCCGCAGTGGGAAACCGAGCCCGGCAAAGCTGCTGTGGCCGCTGCCTCCCCGACTCCTGCCCCGGTTGCTCATCATTGA
- a CDS encoding c-type cytochrome, whose translation MSAPSSFPNPDSNDLDRLHAAVKREKSDQEPGHEPAPVWVIFLFMIVAIIAGGQLGPMTGGFSFNVSNPFSTGKLGGGDPRPGQNDGGAEADPFQVAMKKGASGYAVCGGCHQGSGLGLAGQYPPLADSEWVTGGTERLIRVVQHGLVGQVTVKGQNYNFPGGMQGFGAAMSAGDLANVLTYIRNTWGNEGTMITKEMVEKVRADEKRATQWTQAELEPFKDKNVPGDIPAGPGATAAAAPAAAPAP comes from the coding sequence ATGAGCGCTCCTTCCTCCTTCCCCAATCCTGACAGCAATGATCTGGACCGCCTGCACGCAGCGGTGAAGCGTGAAAAATCTGACCAGGAACCCGGTCACGAACCTGCTCCCGTCTGGGTCATCTTCCTGTTCATGATCGTCGCCATCATCGCCGGCGGCCAGCTTGGTCCTATGACGGGCGGTTTCAGTTTCAATGTCAGCAATCCTTTCTCCACCGGCAAGCTCGGCGGTGGCGACCCGCGCCCCGGACAAAACGATGGCGGTGCTGAAGCCGATCCCTTCCAGGTGGCCATGAAAAAGGGTGCTAGCGGTTATGCCGTCTGCGGTGGCTGCCATCAGGGTAGCGGCCTGGGTCTTGCTGGCCAGTATCCGCCGCTAGCAGATTCTGAATGGGTCACCGGAGGCACGGAGCGTCTGATCCGCGTGGTGCAGCACGGTCTGGTCGGCCAGGTCACGGTCAAAGGCCAGAACTACAACTTCCCCGGAGGCATGCAGGGCTTCGGTGCCGCGATGTCTGCAGGCGACCTCGCCAACGTGCTGACCTACATCCGCAATACCTGGGGCAACGAAGGCACGATGATCACCAAAGAAATGGTGGAAAAAGTCCGTGCTGACGAGAAACGTGCCACCCAGTGGACGCAGGCCGAGCTTGAGCCTTTCAAGGACAAAAACGTCCCCGGTGACATTCCTGCCGGCCCCGGTGCAACGGCAGCAGCCGCTCCGGCTGCAGCTCCAGCTCCGTAA
- a CDS encoding cbb3-type cytochrome c oxidase subunit II codes for MSQFRTFILALIASFGLPWLFLIIVPTIQYQALSPVPYDKDRDGLEGQYPPAPINRQGQLVYAREGCVQCHTQMIRPTQLALDGWRRGWGMDQDARPPAPVRSNTLLDYLDEPYAFLGVQRNGPDLTNYGWRAPERARIHQMLYAPKSLHDWSNMPSFAHLYTERLAQGQTSEKALKLHKKFAVKEGYEVVPTPEAEALVDYLLSLKKDYPVPGDPAAVAAAPAAAKQ; via the coding sequence ATGAGCCAGTTCCGCACGTTTATCCTCGCCCTGATTGCCAGCTTCGGTCTTCCCTGGCTCTTCCTCATCATTGTTCCGACGATCCAGTATCAGGCGCTGTCCCCTGTCCCCTATGACAAAGACCGCGATGGTCTGGAAGGCCAGTATCCGCCTGCACCCATCAACCGTCAGGGCCAGCTCGTCTATGCCCGTGAAGGTTGCGTCCAGTGCCACACGCAGATGATCCGCCCCACCCAGCTTGCCCTGGACGGCTGGCGCAGAGGCTGGGGCATGGACCAAGATGCCCGCCCGCCTGCACCCGTCCGCTCCAATACGCTTCTGGATTATCTGGATGAGCCGTATGCTTTCCTCGGCGTGCAGCGCAACGGTCCCGACCTGACCAACTACGGCTGGCGTGCCCCTGAGCGTGCGCGCATCCACCAGATGCTGTATGCTCCCAAGAGCCTGCATGACTGGTCCAACATGCCTTCCTTTGCCCACCTCTACACGGAGCGTCTGGCTCAGGGGCAGACTTCGGAAAAGGCACTGAAGCTGCACAAGAAATTCGCCGTGAAAGAAGGCTACGAAGTGGTGCCTACCCCAGAAGCGGAAGCCCTGGTGGACTACCTGCTCTCCCTGAAAAAAGACTATCCTGTCCCTGGTGATCCAGCCGCCGTCGCTGCCGCCCCTGCCGCAGCTAAACAGTAA
- a CDS encoding cbb3-type cytochrome c oxidase subunit I, with amino-acid sequence MQTTPASTDTQADNLRRAAIDKSVKGPVLFLFLNGAFWLMASTILGVLAAIKQFAPDFLGACSVLQYGRLQPTHINALVYGWGVQAGLGAMLWIMARRSGQVLRTGKSVLYVAAIFWNIAVTIGLVCILLGKSTSMQWMEMPAFIWPVLLISFLAFAWPMVFMFGRAFRPEGFMVSTWYILAACFWFPWIFVTANVALHCLPGLGALGAGINAWYVHTMILLFFAPVAIGAAYYFIPKVTGQPVASYQLSQIGFWLLAVLGGWTGMQHYMGGPLPAWMPAVGAATGVLLLIPVGVVGLNHHLTTLGKHNMVASSPTLRFVFFGALFYPVSGAILALISNFSTGATLQFTQAWYGFQIVAVYGFFSMTIFGAIYYIVPRLTGCEWLSVRLIRNHFWFSVYGIGAIVVTSLVAGIQQGGDLNSPEMWDQDFMQLALNLRPYIIARAIAWALITWSNVWFLIHLMLMVAGLGRRSSAPTLLEHDHEEALPHAAHA; translated from the coding sequence ATGCAGACCACCCCAGCATCCACGGACACCCAGGCCGACAACCTTCGCCGCGCGGCGATCGACAAGTCGGTTAAAGGCCCGGTGCTCTTCCTCTTCCTGAACGGCGCTTTCTGGCTGATGGCTTCGACCATCCTGGGCGTCCTTGCCGCCATCAAGCAGTTTGCCCCGGATTTCCTCGGTGCCTGCAGCGTGCTTCAATACGGACGGCTCCAGCCCACACACATCAATGCCCTCGTTTATGGCTGGGGTGTTCAGGCCGGTCTCGGTGCCATGCTCTGGATCATGGCCCGCCGCTCCGGCCAAGTGCTTCGCACTGGCAAAAGCGTCCTATACGTGGCCGCCATCTTCTGGAACATCGCCGTGACCATCGGCCTGGTCTGCATCCTTCTCGGCAAAAGCACCTCCATGCAGTGGATGGAAATGCCCGCCTTCATCTGGCCGGTATTGCTCATCAGTTTCCTCGCCTTCGCCTGGCCTATGGTGTTCATGTTTGGCCGCGCGTTCCGTCCGGAAGGTTTCATGGTCAGCACCTGGTATATCCTGGCCGCCTGCTTCTGGTTCCCCTGGATCTTCGTCACTGCCAATGTGGCCCTTCATTGCCTCCCCGGCTTGGGTGCGCTCGGTGCTGGCATCAATGCCTGGTATGTGCATACGATGATCCTGCTGTTCTTCGCCCCGGTGGCCATTGGTGCAGCTTACTACTTCATCCCGAAAGTGACCGGCCAGCCTGTCGCGAGCTACCAGCTCTCGCAGATCGGTTTCTGGCTCCTGGCAGTTCTCGGCGGCTGGACGGGCATGCAACATTACATGGGCGGCCCCCTTCCGGCCTGGATGCCTGCGGTTGGCGCTGCTACGGGCGTGCTGCTTCTGATTCCTGTCGGCGTGGTGGGTCTAAACCATCACCTGACCACGCTGGGCAAGCATAACATGGTGGCCTCCAGCCCGACGCTGCGTTTCGTCTTCTTCGGAGCGCTGTTTTATCCTGTCAGCGGTGCCATCCTGGCCCTGATCTCCAATTTCTCCACGGGTGCCACCCTTCAGTTCACTCAGGCCTGGTATGGCTTCCAGATCGTGGCCGTCTATGGTTTCTTTAGCATGACCATCTTTGGGGCCATCTACTACATCGTCCCCCGCCTGACCGGCTGTGAATGGCTTTCCGTCCGCCTCATCCGCAACCACTTCTGGTTCTCCGTCTATGGCATCGGTGCCATTGTCGTGACCAGCCTCGTCGCCGGTATCCAGCAGGGCGGTGACCTTAACTCCCCTGAAATGTGGGACCAGGACTTCATGCAGCTCGCGCTGAACCTCCGCCCTTACATCATCGCCCGCGCCATCGCCTGGGCACTGATCACTTGGTCCAATGTTTGGTTCCTGATCCATCTCATGCTCATGGTGGCCGGACTTGGTCGCCGCAGTTCCGCCCCGACGCTGCTTGAGCATGATCACGAAGAAGCCCTTCCCCACGCCGCCCACGCATGA
- a CDS encoding cytochrome c: MKYFFLSYLFVAAIIIAAFGTRGSKSELPPLEIFQDMDHQAKVKYQAHSDFFADGLGARRPVKGTVPVGFEIPAKPASAPDFKPPQYGFANGLDYYSTGKIGDYYGDGLPKEVTLNKALLERGERQYNIYCTVCHGASGNGKGVTSKYGIMTAFNFHQPGSTDPSNPGAYRADGAIYDVIANGKGLMGPYGGSITVQDRWAIVAYIRAMQVAVKENNVSVQ; the protein is encoded by the coding sequence ATGAAATATTTTTTCCTCAGCTACCTCTTTGTTGCCGCGATCATCATCGCCGCCTTCGGCACTCGTGGCAGCAAGTCCGAATTGCCGCCCCTCGAAATCTTCCAGGACATGGATCACCAAGCCAAGGTGAAGTACCAGGCCCATAGCGATTTCTTTGCCGATGGCCTTGGCGCACGCCGTCCAGTGAAAGGCACCGTGCCAGTGGGCTTCGAGATCCCCGCCAAGCCTGCCTCCGCCCCGGACTTCAAGCCGCCGCAGTATGGCTTCGCCAACGGTCTTGACTACTACAGCACGGGCAAGATCGGTGACTATTACGGTGACGGCCTGCCGAAGGAAGTGACGCTGAACAAGGCACTGCTGGAGCGCGGCGAGCGCCAATATAACATTTATTGCACCGTTTGCCATGGAGCCTCCGGCAACGGCAAGGGCGTGACGTCCAAATACGGCATCATGACCGCCTTTAATTTCCACCAGCCCGGCAGCACTGATCCTTCAAATCCGGGTGCCTACCGTGCAGACGGAGCCATTTATGATGTGATCGCGAACGGCAAAGGACTGATGGGCCCCTACGGCGGCAGCATCACCGTTCAAGATCGCTGGGCCATCGTGGCCTACATCCGCGCCATGCAGGTGGCGGTGAAGGAAAACAACGTGTCCGTCCAGTAA
- a CDS encoding aminotransferase class V-fold PLP-dependent enzyme, with the protein MSLFPTEADRLAEFPIAQESIFLAHAGVTILPRRVTKVMQDYLEESCRRMQEFPEAWRAVSECRVVAAQMLGAKASEISLLGPTSLGLSLVANGLDWQPGDEVVCYQDDYPANVYPWTDLARHGVVVKLLKPQAPGAITPELVEALLTPKTKLVALASCHFLSGYRIQIDAIGQMLRARGVLFCLDAIQTLGAFETRVDYVDFLSADSHKWMLGPMAAGVVYVREEVQERLRPTLLGSWNVQSPNFIAQEEIAFEKGGRRYEPGVLNVAGILGMKAGLELLLEKGIPAVSEQLLRLKARLVEGLEPLGFRFLGPTTGPNASGITTTWREDGHYGASLTQIFDHLTAQKISPSLRYDRAGKAYLRFSPHFYNTEAEMDRVVAAIASTPAA; encoded by the coding sequence ATGTCCCTTTTTCCCACCGAAGCTGACCGCCTGGCTGAATTCCCCATCGCCCAGGAGAGCATTTTCCTGGCGCATGCCGGGGTGACCATCCTGCCACGCCGGGTCACCAAAGTGATGCAGGACTACCTGGAGGAAAGCTGCCGGCGGATGCAGGAATTCCCGGAAGCCTGGCGGGCGGTGAGTGAGTGCCGGGTGGTGGCCGCGCAGATGCTGGGGGCCAAGGCCAGTGAGATCTCCCTCCTGGGCCCCACCTCCCTGGGGCTGAGCCTGGTGGCCAACGGGCTGGACTGGCAGCCAGGGGATGAAGTGGTGTGCTATCAGGATGATTACCCGGCCAATGTCTATCCCTGGACGGATCTGGCCCGCCATGGCGTGGTGGTGAAACTTTTGAAACCGCAGGCCCCCGGGGCCATCACCCCGGAACTTGTGGAAGCCCTGCTGACACCAAAAACGAAGCTGGTGGCCCTGGCTTCCTGCCACTTTCTCAGTGGCTATCGCATCCAGATTGACGCCATCGGCCAGATGCTGCGGGCACGCGGGGTGCTTTTTTGCCTGGATGCCATTCAGACGCTGGGGGCCTTCGAGACGCGGGTGGACTATGTGGATTTCCTTTCTGCAGACTCTCACAAATGGATGCTGGGGCCGATGGCAGCGGGGGTCGTTTATGTGCGCGAAGAAGTGCAGGAACGCCTGCGGCCCACCCTGCTGGGATCGTGGAACGTGCAGAGTCCGAATTTCATCGCCCAGGAGGAGATCGCCTTTGAGAAGGGTGGCCGACGTTATGAACCGGGGGTTTTAAATGTGGCGGGTATTTTAGGCATGAAGGCCGGGCTGGAGCTGCTTTTAGAAAAGGGTATTCCTGCCGTCAGTGAGCAACTCCTGCGGCTGAAAGCGCGGCTTGTAGAGGGATTGGAACCGCTGGGCTTCCGCTTCCTGGGGCCAACGACCGGGCCAAATGCCTCCGGTATCACCACCACCTGGCGGGAGGACGGGCATTATGGAGCCAGCCTGACGCAGATCTTTGACCATCTGACGGCGCAGAAGATCAGTCCCTCCCTGCGCTATGACCGCGCTGGGAAAGCGTATCTGCGCTTCAGCCCGCATTTTTATAACACGGAGGCGGAGATGGACCGCGTGGTGGCCGCCATTGCCTCCACGCCGGCGGCTTGA